The genomic window ATTCTAAGAACCTGGCACCTCGAGCAATGGTTACGATGATGACGACTTTTTCCGTGAATCACGCTGAATACCAGGCCACCAATGGATATTTCTGCTATGCATACGATTCCTGCAGTGTCACTCTTGTCAAGGATTATCCCTGGTGGAAGGCCGATCTCCAGAAAACCTATTTCGTCTCAGCCCTCATCGTGAAACCAAGAGACGACAACGTGGACTTCAAAGACGTCGAGATACGATTTGGGAATTCGCCTACGATCAGCCAGAACCCAATATTTAGCACCCACACAGGAGCGACACCTCCTGCCGGCACCGTCCTCAGTTTTGAGCCTCCGAATCCCATGGAAGGAAGGTACCTCTCCTTCCAGTCAACTACAACAACTGTCGCTATTTCCATATGCGAGGTGCAGATCATTGAGGCTTAACaggtacaataaaaaaagagCTTTTATAAAGGCAAGGTGGCAGAAGCCGAACATGGGCAACAaaactcgtgtttttttttatcacactaATCGTGAAAACCGAacaggtgcactgacgacaaAGGGTAAACAGGTGACAAAACAGATGTTGTATTTGATGATACGAGAATCATTGGCCTCATGCATAATATGAGACTTGCCCTTACTGTCTTTCTTTCTATATCTtcagtttttcacatttttatatggggtcgctgtttattagtcttctccatcttctgcgaTCATGCACCAATACCtcactcacgttcctctcccgcATGTCCCTGTTCACtgtctctccatctcatttttggtccacctctcctccttgttccgggtacttccatgttcatggttcttttacatacagaatcctcctctcctctcatgaCGTTCCCAAACCATTGCAATCGTCTGTGTTAGATACTTCTGTAACTTTCACCGTCCCACTGATGAAGTCATTCCTTATCCAGTCTCTCCCTGAATCTGGATTAGACTAAACATTGTTCTGGCattgggtttttacagtcggatgcccttcctgtcACTAACGCTCTCTATTTACCCGGGCTTGGGACCTGAACCAAGTTGGGCTGGCTTGGACCCCTGTGGCTAGATGCCCTACTACGGTATCTGTTAATAAGGAtccattttctgtttcattttattgttgtcATATTTTTCTCTTGTAATGAATATAACTGAGGAAAGTGAGAGCGCTTTAATCCACAAGAAAGATGTTAATCATCAATAAACGTTTatgaaaagttaatatttttctcttttgtaatTATTCTGGTTACAGGTAAAATTTCTGGTTTCCTTTCAGCCAAATTTTCTGGTATTTCTGTAGGTTCACTGGGTTCCTGTGTCGTTTGATAGTTCCCACTCAGTTTTCTGGTTTTCcactgattttttgtttgttctatATGGCTCTCAGTAGTTTGATTAATTACGAAAAAGCTTTCTTGTATTGCCATACAATAATAAATTGAAAGATATTCCtggttttcttttcataatttcacTGTTAATGTATGATCTAAAAACAGCATTGCAGTAGAAATGCTGTTACGAAGAACGACCCCGACCGTCCAAAAGTTCTTGCTTATGGAATCCATTTCAGTTATAGATTAATTTCTCCTGTGTCGGTCGAACTGGAAAATTACAGGAAGagaaaattgaaaagtaataaacatttgaaaaaacaatcaTACCGTTAATTGGACTGACGCGGAAAGGTTCGACTGCACTAGAAGCATGTTAGAACGTAGCACTAAagagtatatttttttctccctccaAGGATCCGATAGGAGCTGAGGAATATAAGACAGCAAAATGGTTTACTAGAGAATTTTCGTTCAGAGAATGTTGCAGTTTCTAGGTCAGCAGTCTGATGAAGAATAGGATTTATGAATCATACACACTCTGGCTGTGTAGAACGCTTCTCTAACTTCTGTTTAAAGCAGCTATATCTTCGTTTGCTTTTCACGCTTGTTTATATGGATTATTGGCAGTGGATTGAAAACCCAACAAAACACTGTGCCATTCATCTCTATATTCATTAACTGTATCACTCTCTCTAGATAATTAGACCCTTCCTTCGAGATACATAAACAACCCCACCAACGCTAAATTTCtaggtctttctcttttttttcttcacccCTTAACATTTCCGATCTACGCAAATATCACCGATCTGTTGTCTTCCTAAATTAAAAACAACTGCTACTCTATCTATATAAAGCAGGGTAGTTGCACCGACATTCATAACTCGGAGTAATTACATTTTTGATTGGCTGCACTTCCGATTAGCCTTCACTAGGTCGACCACTTCACGATTTACGGACCACTAGTAATCTTGAAAGCAGTTTGCGAGTTAagaccaagaaaagaaaaaaaaaaaaaccaaggttttcgtcctgttaatTCCAGTTCACGAAAGACTAACGAGATTTGCGGGTGTGTTACGTGCTGGGCCTCAGGTCCTCGTATAGTAGGTCGTATCTGGCAATTAATGTCAGTCTGGGATCTACAGAGGAAGGACGCGTTGAGAAGAAGCTCTCTCGAGAAAGACTTTTCCAAGGGAGCGCCCCTGGTTTTAGTGGCCATGTGGTCCTCCAGGTAGGAATccaagagtttttattttttaatattgtcggagaGTGACGGGACGGGTAGACGTCTTTCGACTTTATCGAATAGATGATTCATAAAGTCGcatttcacaatattatcaatgATATTTTTCGGTCTAAGCGATATATGTAAACAACACTCAAATATGAATGCACGCACAAACACTCACTCCTCAAGCACACTCGCACGTACATTCAcacataaattacacacacacatatatacatatatttataattttattttaaatcacgaaaaagaGGTAAATAACGAGATGATTGtataaacaaagttacagccaggAGGAAAAAgtgaaactattgagatgctatGTACTTTCGTCTCATTACCAAGACACGGTCACAGCAACGAAAGATACACAGAAAATGACGTATATATATGGTGGGTATGAGCCCTGAGGGAATACAAAAAGGGTGGGAGGTCACAGCACAGTCAACGGGTTAacatcgaaatctacttattggtaatcctcttttttctgtctttcaaaTCCTTCTGGATCAAATTTTTATTACAgaggcaaaagaaaataatccatgGCTTAAATTTAGGTTCTCCCAGGTCAAGTGAATCATAACGGATTCCAATAAGTTCCAGAAAAGAGTTTCATTACTTCGTAATATTACAATGCTTTGCGTCCAGTTTATTCTGCGAGACTTTTCACTTACATGCAAAGACAGAGCATTATTAGTCTGGTATATTCTTGCTGAGTAtatgtgttgttttaatctggcATCTAATTCTTTACTGGTCTAACCTGAGTAAAATGAAGCGCAATCCACACAAGGAACTTTGCATACAATATTGCTATAAtttctggggctattttttataagcACGTTCTTTTATAGTATTTAAGTGAGTATACAATATGTTATTTATATCCAAATCTTTAGACATgatggctaaaatatcatcaacataacggcACCAtgttacaaaaaatggaaaatctcGGGGATGTCAAGCGTTCAAAAAACTCCTtacataaatttgaaagaacaggTGAAAGTGGGTTTCCCAGCGCCATAccaaatgtttgtttaaaaaattccctattgaaaataaatttacaatcacaTAATGTATAATCTTATTAATTCTATGACCTGGCTAACTGTTAATGACAAATCAAGTTTATGTAATTCACCTTTAAGGTGTCCCAATACCAATTACCGAATAAGGAACATACATGAAAACTTATTAATCGTgaatctggattgattgtaatacCACCGATTTTGTGAGTCAAAtctaaagaattttttaaatcGATACCAGAAATAGTTCCTAGGAATGGTGACAATAATTTCATTAGATACTATTTGGAAAGCTTCTTAAGTTACTAAACCAACAGAATTAATCATTTATTAATCTTATTGTTTATGAATTAGCTGTCTTTGtgcctgcacgggctcttgctcctagcgcagcccgtaatttttttttattaatccaaaattcacacaagtcATAACCCTTGCCGGCCACAGGTAGGAAAAAGGGATTAACTCTTGGCCTCTGTGTTTCTTTACAGAGGCAAAAATACGATTATACAGATGTAGAACATATGAGTATCGAATAAGGATACATAGTTGAATGAACGAATGACATTTTGATACATAGATTGGCACAATATCAATAAGGTGACGAAATTTCGCCGAAAACGTCGTCTTGAGATTTTGTTTTCTGCCGACCTTGTGTAGGCCACATGGTGCTTTCCCCGAGGTGAGAGTTGATTCATCTGTGGGAAGGCCACTTGGTTGAACACGTGTGCTTAGAAGACCTTTGTTGATTTTTCAGGGTTCGTTTTAATTTACTGCTCAAAGATTTATTCACTTTTTCTAAGGGGTTCTTGATTAGGAATGAAAGGGGCAAGGGGCGGCTGCTAatggacgaagggacgctgcaaagaacttcaagtaatacctacagtataCAACGAGACC from Macrobrachium nipponense isolate FS-2020 chromosome 23, ASM1510439v2, whole genome shotgun sequence includes these protein-coding regions:
- the LOC135197222 gene encoding uncharacterized protein LOC135197222 — its product is MTTFSVNHAEYQATNGYFCYAYDSCSVTLVKDYPWWKADLQKTYFVSALIVKPRDDNVDFKDVEIRFGNSPTISQNPIFSTHTGATPPAGTVLSFEPPNPMEGRYLSFQSTTTTVAISICEVQIIEA